The following coding sequences are from one Aethina tumida isolate Nest 87 chromosome 2, icAetTumi1.1, whole genome shotgun sequence window:
- the LOC109598068 gene encoding uncharacterized protein LOC109598068 isoform X1, whose translation MTSLGQLAIFLALFQFYDLSTCINTNTDKSDSSKFSNINERLQVQVSGSTNINSKTKETKSTDNKLKNEGTTDSKDEPNVSTNDKTKADNIKNESNLESNTKTNEELKDDKKKNKANISGNVSGQVSDKSKIESNVGKKPGSGLKTGEIKNKSSISGNASGSPSGNVSGSASGNISGNGSGSVSVNVSGNIKPKTDNASTNKDTYISTDKSELGSNVDKKPENGLKNGEVKNKSNISGNVSGSVSGNVSGNIKPKTDSALKKKDTDVSSDKLKLGSNVDKKTKNGLKNGEIKNKSSTSGNASGSSSGNVSGSASANVSRNVSENIKHKNKDTDVSSNKSKIGSNVDKKTENGLKNGEIKNKSNISGNVSGNSSGNVSGSASVGISGNVSGNIKPKTDKAIKNKDTDISADKSKIGNNVDKKPESGLNSEEIQSKSNISGNISGSVSVNVSGKNSGNIKSKVDNGLKGKDVGNTKVESNIEADVKNQLDKKDIPNKSNGGNVNIKFEDGLKNIPKNEAKEIANNKPNISKELNINGSVKINVTASNEFYISGTAAEKMFEKKFPLKIKDIKIVEKEYEKLKKELTSLVQTEHKKLSTPELLERIAKLEPYKVRAAFAIILFHIIDPAEKTTVVITQFAVLMKRLLIEKVSLPIDQFLRWKIESLSMSLPLSIRYAVMSEEVYIFNVKYQEYFYASHNLQPNKNRYTFTWVPKVDINNTFGEEGGWKFFVLEDKPLGNFTIRNKAYNDYLMTGGSIFGEDVNTRLVLTRFDGNANEYGRWTVEPCQDLRYLHIRNYLGEYLYAVGDDWVFDNKRRRVYSWITGTNKTDTSSMWQIFPFGSKNEEIASSENTANVYGKVSGSASGSVLNSVSDNVSGNVSGNIKPKTDNGLKSKNAGDTKVESSITSNIKVEVKKQLDNEDIKNKTNINIKFEDGLKNIPKNEANEIAKNKPSISNELSDSGMSSNINGSVQLNVTASNELYISGTAAEKMFEKKFPLKIKDLNIVEKEYEKLKTQLTSVVQSEYKKLSTPELLERIAKIEPYKIRTTCVIILFHIIDPTEKTTVAITRLAVLMKRLLIEKVTLPIDQFLRWKVEGLSMSLPLSIRYAVMSEEVYIFNVKYQEYFYAYQNLHRDKNRYTFTWDTKNDINGTFGAEGAWKFIVLESRPLGNFTIRNKAYNEYLRTGGSVFRQDLNARMVVSRFDGNTNEYGKWTIEPCQDLRYVHIRNYLGEYMYADDWVIDNRRRWVYTWVTGTNKTDPSSMWKIFPYGSKSEETANNENKASVFGNVSGNVSGNIKPKTDNGLKSKDAGNIKGESSITSKIKVDVKKQLDNEDIKNKTNINIKFEDGLKNIPKNEAKEIAKNKPSISNELSDSGLSSNINGSVQLNVTASNEFYISGTAAEEMFEKKFPLKIKDLNIVEKEYEKLKTQLTSVVQSEYKKLSTPELLERIAKLEPYKVRTTCAIILFHIIDPTEKTTVVITRLAVLMKRLLIEKVTLPIDQFLRWKVEGLSMSLPLSIRYAVMSEEVYIFNVKYQEYFYAYQNLHRDKNRYTFTWDTKNDINGTFGAEGAWKFIVLESRPLGNFTIRNKAYNEYLRTGGSVFRQDLNARMVVSRFDGNTNEYGKWTIEPCQDLRYVHIRNYLGEYMYADDWVIDNRRRWVYTWETGTNKTDPSSMWKIFPYGSKSEETANNENKASVFGNVSGNVSGNIKPKTDNGLKSKDAGNIKGESSITSKIKVDVKKQLDNEDIKNKTNINIKFEDGLKNIPKNEAKEIAKNKPSISNELSDSGLSSNINGSVQLNVTASNEFYISGTAAEEMFEKKFPLKIKDLNIVEKEYEKLKTQLTSVVQSEYKKLSTPELLERIAKLEPYKVRTTCAIILFHIIDPTEKTTVVITRFAVLIKRLLIEKVSVPLDQFLRWKIEGLSMSLPPSIRYAVMSEEVYIFNVKYQEYFYEFYKVQSDKNRQTFEWIPNLENNRTFGKEGGWKFGVIEDKPFGNFTVRNKGYNDYLMAGGAVYDRDYNSRKVLSRFNGNTYDYGRWTIEPCQDLKYLHIRNYLGEYMYAVGNDWLYDKKRRRVYTWIARPNTTDTASMWQILPFK comes from the exons ATGACGTCCCTTGGACAACTCGCTATATTTTTAGcacttttccaattttatgatttatcaacatgtataaatactaatacaGATAAATCAGATTCttcgaaattttcaaatattaatgaacGGTTACAAGTACAAGTTTCTGGTTCAACTAACATTAATTCTAAAACGAAAGAAACAAAGAGTacggataataaattaaaaaatgagggTACGACAGACTCTAAAGATGAACCAAATGTTAGTACCAATGATAAAACTAAAGcagacaatattaaaaatgagtcGAATCTAGAAAGTAACACAAAGACAAATGAGGAATTAAAGGacgataagaaaaaaaataaagcaaatatttCAGGCAACGTTTCTGGTCAGGTTTCAG acaaatcaaaaattgaaagcAACGTTGGCAAAAAACCAGGAAGTGGTTTAAAGACTGgggagataaaaaataaatcaagtatCTCTGGCAATGCTTCTGGTAGTCCTTCTGGCAATGTTTCTGGCAGTGCTTCTGGCAACATTTCTGGTAATGGTTCTGGTAGTGTTTCTGTCAATGTGTCTGGAAATATTAAACCTAAGACAGATAACGCATCAACCAACAAGGACACATATATTTCTACAGACAAATCAGAACTTGGAAGCAACGTTGACAAGAAACCGGAAAATGGTTTAAAGAATGGGgaggttaaaaataaatcaaatatctcTGGCAATGTTTCTGGCAGTGTTTCCGGAAATGTTTCTGGAAATATTAAACCTAAAACTGATAGTGCATTAAAAAAGAAGGACACAGATGTTTCTTCagacaaattaaaacttgGAAGCAACGTTGACAAAAAAacgaaaaatggtttaaagAATGgggagataaaaaataaatcaagtacCTCTGGCAATGCTTCTGGTAGTTCTTCTGGCAATGTTTCTGGCAGTGCTTCTGCCAATGTTTCCAGAAAtgtttctgaaaatattaaacataaaaacaagGACACAGATGTTTCttcaaacaaatcaaaaattggAAGCAACGTTGACAAGAAAACAGAAAATGGTTTAAAGAATGgggagataaaaaataaatcaaatatctcTGGCAATGTTTCTGGTAATTCGTCCGGCAATGTTTCTGGCAGTGCTTCGGTCGGTATTTCCGGAAATGTTTCTGGAAATATTAAACCTAAAACTGATAAAGctataaaaaacaaagacaCAGATATTTCAGCAGACAAATCAAAAATTGGAAACAACGTTGACAAGAAACCAGAAAGTGGTTTAAACAGCGAGGAAATACAAAGTAAATCAAATATCTCTGGAAATATTTCTGGTAGTGTTTCTGTCAATGTCTCTGGAAAGAATTCTGGTAATATTAAATCTAAAGTCGACAACGGATTAAAAGGTAAAGATGTAGGTAATACAAAAGTAGAATCAAATATTGAAGCGGATGTTAAAAACCAATTAGATAAAAAAGACATACCAAACAAAAGCAATGGTGgtaatgttaatataaagtttgaagatggattaaaaaatattcctaaAAATGAAGCCAAAGAAATAGCCAATAATAAACCAAATATTTCTaaggaattaaatattaacggtAGTGTGAAGATTAATGTAACTGCAAGCAATGAATTTTACATATCTGGAACAGCTGCAgagaaaatgtttgaaaagaAGTtcccattaaaaattaaagacatAAAGATTGTTGagaaagaatatgaaaaacttaaaaaagaaCTTACAAGTCTAGTTCAGACAGAGCACAAAAAATTATCCACTCCAGAGCTTTTGGAGCGAATAGCTAAGCTTGAACCGTATAAAGTTAGAGCTGcatttgctataattttgtttcatataATAGACCCAGCAGAGAAAACTACCGTTGTAATAACCCAATTTGCTGTTCTCATGAAAAGATTATTAATCGAAAAAGTATCTCTTCCAATAGACCAGTTCCTGAGAtggaaaattgaaagtttgaGCATGAGTTTACCACTGTCAATAAGATACGCCGTCATGTCTGAagaagtttatatatttaacgttAAATACcaggaatatttttatgcgTCTCATAATTTGCAACCAAACAAAAATCGTTACACTTTTACTTGGGTCCCTAAAGtcgatattaataatacatttggtGAAGAAGGAGGAtggaaattttttgttcttgaAGATAAACCTTTAGGTAACTTTACCATTAGAAATAAAGcttataatgattatttaatgaccGGTGGAAGTATTTTTGGAGAGGATGTTAATACAAGATTAGTTTTGACTAGATTTGATGGTAACGCTAATGAATATGGTAGATGGACTGTAGAACCATGTCAAGATCTAAGATATTTGCACATAAGGAATTATCTTGGGGAGTATTTGTATGCTGTTGGAGACGACTGGGTCTTTGATAATAAGAGGAGAAGGGTTTATTCGTGGATAACAGGAACTAATAAAACAGACACATCATCAATGTGGCAAATATTTCCATTTGGTTCAAAGAACGAAGAGATAGCCAGTTCCGAAAATACAGCAAATGTTTATGGCAAAGTTTCTGGCAGTGCTTCTGGCAGTGTTCTTAACAGTGTTTCTGACAATGTTTCCGGTAATGTTTCTGGCAATATTAAACCTAAAACTGATAAtggattaaaaagtaaaaatgcgGGTGATACAAAAGTTGAATCAAGCATCACTAGTAACATTAAAGTGGAAGTGAAAAAACAATTAGACAACgaagacattaaaaataaaacaaacattaatataaagtttgaagatggattaaaaaatattcctaaAAATGAAGCCAATGAAATAGCCAAAAATAAACCAAGTATTTCTAATGAATTGAGTGATAGTGGAATGTCTTCAAATATTAACGGAAGTGTGCAGCTTAATGTAACAGCAAGCAATGAATTGTACATATCTGGAACTGCTGCAGAGAAGATGTTTGAAAAGAAATtcccattaaaaattaaagatttaaatattgttgaaaaagaatatgaaaaacttaaaacaCAACTTACTAGTGTGGTTCAGTCAgagtacaaaaaattatccaCTCCAGAGCTATTGGAGCGAATAGCTAAGATTGAaccatataaaattagaactacatgtgttataattttgtttcacaTAATAGACCCAACAGAGAAAACTACTGTTGCAATAACCCGATTAGCTGTTCTCATGAAAAGATTATTAATCGAAAAGGTAACTCTTCCAATTGATCAGTTTCTGAGATGGAAAGTTGAAGGTTTGAGCATGAGTCTACCACTATCAATCAGATACGCTGTCATGTCTGAagaagtttatatatttaacgttAAATAtcaggaatatttttatgcgTATCAAAATTTGCATCGAGACAAGAACCGTTACACTTTTACTTGGGACACTAAAAACGATATCAATGGTACATTTGGTGCAGAAGGAGCATGGAAATTTATAGTTCTTGAAAGTAGACCTTTAGGTAATTTTACCATTAGAAATAAAGCTTATAATGAGTATTTAAGGACCGGTGGAAGTGTTTTTCGACAGGACCTTAATGCAAGAATGGTAGTGAGTAGATTTGATGGTAACACTAATGAATATGGTAAATGGACAATAGAACCATGTCAAGATCTAAGATATGTGCACATAAGGAATTATCTTGGAGAGTACATGTATGCCGACGACTGGGTCATTGATAATAGGAGGAGATGGGTTTATACGTGGGTGACAGGAACTAATAAAACAGACCCATCATCAATGTGGAAAATATTTCCTTATGGTTCAAAGAGCGAAGAGACAGCCAATAACGAAAATAAAGCTAGTGTTTTTGGAAATGTTTCTGGCAATGTTTCTGGCAATATTAAACCCAAAACTGATAATGGATTAAAAAGTAAAGATGCGGGTAATATAAAAGGTGAATCAAGCATCACTAGTAAAATTAAAGTGGATGTGAAAAAACAATTAGACAACgaagacattaaaaataaaacaaacattaatataaagtttgaagatggattaaaaaatattcctaaAAATGAAGCCAAAGAAATAGCCAAAAATAAACCAAGTATTTCTAATGAATTGAGTGATAGTGGATTGTCTTCAAATATTAACGGAAGTGTGCAGCTTAATGTAACAGCAAGCAATGAATTTTACATATCTGGAACTGCTGCAGAGGAGATGTTTGAAAAGAAATTcccgttaaaaattaaagatttaaatattgttgaaaaagaatatgaaaaacttaaaacaCAACTTACTAGTGTGGTTCAATCAgagtacaaaaaattatccaCTCCAGAGCTATTGGAGCGAATAGCTAAGCTTGAACCATATAAAGTTAGAACTACATgtgctataattttgtttcacaTAATAGACCCAACAGAGAAAACTACTGTTGTAATAACCCGATTAGCTGTTCTCATGAAAAGATTATTAATCGAAAAGGTAACTCTTCCAATTGATCAGTTTCTGAGATGGAAAGTTGAAGGTTTGAGCATGAGTCTACCACTATCAATCAGGTACGCTGTCATGTCTGAagaagtttatatatttaacgttAAATAtcaggaatatttttatgcgTATCAAAATTTGCATCGAGACAAGAACCGTTACACTTTTACTTGGGACACTAAAAACGATATCAATGGTACATTTGGTGCAGAAGGAGCATGGAAATTTATAGTTCTTGAAAGTAGACCTTTAGGTAATTTTACCATTAGAAATAAAGCTTATAATGAGTATTTAAGGACCGGTGGAAGTGTTTTTCGACAGGACCTTAATGCAAGAATGGTAGTGAGTAGATTTGATGGTAACACTAATGAATATGGTAAATGGACAATAGAACCATGTCAAGATCTAAGATATGTGCACATAAGGAATTATCTTGGAGAGTACATGTATGCCGACGACTGGGTCATTGATAATAGGAGGAGATGGGTTTATACGTGGGAGACAGGAACTAATAAAACAGACCCATCATCAATGTGGAAAATATTTCCTTATGGTTCAAAGAGCGAAGAGACAGCCAATAACGAAAATAAAGCTAGTGTTTTTGGAAATGTTTCTGGCAATGTTTCTGGCAATATTAAACCCAAAACTGATAATGGATTAAAAAGTAAAGATGCGGGTAATATAAAAGGTGAATCAAGCATCACTAGTAAAATTAAAGTGGATGTGAAAAAACAATTAGACAACgaagacattaaaaataaaacaaacattaatataaagtttgaagatggattaaaaaatattcctaaAAATGAAGCCAAAGAAATAGCCAAAAATAAACCAAGTATTTCTAATGAATTGAGTGATAGTGGATTGTCTTCAAATATTAACGGAAGTGTGCAGCTTAATGTAACAGCAAGCAATGAATTTTACATATCTGGAACTGCTGCAGAGGAGATGTTTGAAAAGAAATTcccgttaaaaattaaagatttaaatattgttgaaaaagaatatgaaaaacttaaaacaCAACTTACTAGTGTGGTTCAATCAgagtacaaaaaattatccaCTCCAGAGCTATTGGAGCGAATAGCTAAGCTTGAACCATATAAAGTTAGAACTACATgtgctataattttgtttcacaTAATAGACCCAACAGAGAAAACTACTGTTGTAATAACCCGATTTGCTGTTCttataaaaagattattaatcGAAAAAGTATCTGTTCCATTAGACCAGTTTCTGAGATGGAAAATTGAAGGTTTGAGTATGAGTCTACCACCATCAATAAGATACGCCGTCATGTCTGAagaagtttatatatttaacgttAAATACCAGGAATACTTTTATGAGTTTTATAAAGTGCAGTCAGACAAGAATCGTCAAACTTTTGAATGGATTCCCAATCTTGAAAACAATCGTACATTCGGTAAAGAAGGAGGATGGAAATTTGGTGTTATTGAAGACAAACCCTTTGGTAATTTTACTGTCCGAAACAAAggttataatgattatttaatggCTGGTGGAGCTGTGTATGATCGTGATTATAATTCAAGAAAAGTTTTGAGTAGATTTAATGGTAACACTTATGATTATGGTAGGTGGACTATAGAACCATGCCAGgatctgaaatatttacacataagGAACTACCTAGGGGAGTACATGTATGCTGTTGGTAACGATTGGCTCTATGATAAAAAGAGGCGGAGGGTTTACACATGGATAGCAAGACCTAACACAACAGACACAGCATCAATGTGGCAAATACTTCCATTTAAATAA